The nucleotide sequence ATCTTCTTCTTGGACGGGGTCATCACACTGGCCGGGGACTGTTCGCCGACCAGGACAGTGTCCCCGATGAAGAGGGCGTAGTTTTTGCCCTCCTTATCGGTGGCATCGGGGTTGATCAGATTCGAGATGCCCACGTGCAGGTTAAAGACCATGTTCTTCTTCAGCAGCGCCTGGCACTTGGGTCCGATGACAATAGAGTTCTCCCGGAACTCCAGGCCCATGGCGAAGCCGAAGCTCTTGGGCAGGTTGTCCACCATCTTGGGCTTCTCCTTCTTGACGTACTCCAGCGTCTTTTCGTAGACGTCGCACAGCTTGGTGCCCGGCACCAGCAGCTTGAGGATCTCCTCCTGCACACTTACCAGAAATGTGTAGTTCTCCTGCATGGCCTCGGTGGGATTGACCAGGAAGGTGCGCGAGATATTTGAGCAGTAGGACTTGTAGCGGGCGCCCAGAGAGCAAACGATCACGCCGAAGTGCAGGGGATTCTTGTCCGCCACGGCCGAGAACTTCAGGCTGTAGACGCCTCCCGACTGGATGATGGGTGGATAGGCCATGTCCAGGAGTCTGGGGTCCAGGCCACTGGTGTACTTCTTCTCGCCAATGGCCGTCTCGCAGCCATCTGAGAGCTTGTTGTGCTTGACTTTCTGCGTGGATTAAGTAGTTTGGATGAGTATAAGGAAACTTACTAACTCTTTAGACGGAACTCACCCTATCTGAATCAATAATATCCATGATCTCATCTTTCAAGTACTTGTTGAAAATGTCCATGGACACTAGCGATGCCTTGCGTATGTTGTTGATCTCCGACTCGTCCTTGGGACACATCAGGTAGGCTATAATCGTGCTGATGTCCACATGCTCGAACTTTGAGGCCGTGAGGCACTTTTTCCACGCCTCGCTGAACTCGCCGGGGTAGGCGTCTTTGGTGAAGACGCCCAGGCGCTTGCCCTTCTTGGAGTTCTGTAGCGCCTTGATGAGCTTCTCAAAGTTGCCCTGGTCCTTGTCGGTCTTTGGGTGGATAGATTGGAGGGATTAGAGTTTTATAACCTAAAAAATTACCAGCAACTCACCCGATCCCTTACTAACAGCTTGATCTCCGGAAAACCCTCTTCCGTGATGTTTTGTGTCTGCTTCAGGAACTCTATTTTTTTCTTGCTGGTGAGAAAGTATATGGCATCCGAGGCGAAGACCGAGATGGTGTCCGTCAGCTCGTAGCCGAGGAGCCACAGCTGCAGGGCCATGGACTTGGAGTACAGCACGTCCTCCTCGACGCCCACCACGCTCATAATGCAGTCCAGATTGCTGAGGGCGTCATCGTGCCCGATGCTGGGGGCCTTTTGGAAGACAAAGAGGCTGAGATAAGGTTTGCTGGACTATTTCACCACGCCTGCCAATGCGCCATTGGCGCGGGGCTCCTGGGGTCAGGCAAACCGGAGATTGGCATCGCCGACCGGCGGACGCACTCACCCTCCACTCTGTATATAGGCGCTTCACGCGGCGCACGAACGCCTCCTTGTCCAGCACAAAGCTCGACATCTTGCCGCGGGTCAGTGGGTGGTTGTCGTTGCAGTTGAActtaataaatacaaaaatacaaaataatcaAGAATTGCAAAATTCCACCGGATAAAAAAATTGTGGCGCggcgaagaagaagaagagcaGGCGTCAGCGTGAGCGGGGAAATACTGATTTTGCAAATACCAGAAATAAACCGGAAACATACCGAAAACATTCCGAGCGGTCAGGCTGAAAAAATGGGTGGGTGTATCGGCTGTAAGGAGGTTGTACTCGCTATTAGTAGGGTGTATCCGTTTTTGCGCAACACTGAGAAAAACGGTTGATTGTTCataaaaattagaaaaattcGATCAAATAGGGGGACAgaagatagatagatagaaaTACCATTTCGAATAAGACCAGAAATTCAAGAGAAAGACAGAGGCAACGTTTCGTTTAAATATAGTTAAGTTTATTATTGTTTTCCTTCAGTATTATCAACATTTGCAATTACGTACTGTGACGGCTAATATGTGAGTTCGTTGAACTTGATTCATTGGTTTTTAGCAAAGTCTAAGAGTTCCGGAGCCGGGTTACTTTTTTGTACCCGCCGCCGGACTTTCAGCCTCATCCGGCCGGGCCACCTGCAGATACTCCTGGATGTCGTAGTCGAACAGCTCAAAGTCGTATCTGTGGGGATGTTATAGTTTAGAATATATTTCAATCACAAAGGTTTTGAAATCACTTTATAGGGCGTCTAACGATATGGAGATCGCcattcactgcatacttttagacacctttagAAAGTATTTCCTATACATTATATTAACGGAACCTACTTGTAATACTCGTAAAGCTCCAGCATTTCCTGACGCGTCAGTTGCGCGTAGAACTGCTGCTGCAGCTCGTGCGTCTTGCGGCCCTTGCCCATGTTGCGCCACACGGGCGCTATCACCCGCTTCAGGCCAGTCTTTTCGATTAGATATAATTGATCCTCCGCCAGCGACTCGAACTTCAGTATCATGTCGAACCGGATGAGGCAGGGTGTGCAGAAGGAGGTGGCCGCCACGAAGTGCATGTCGATGAAGCTGCCGCGCTTCACCTGGTCGAGCAGCCAGTGAACAAATTCGGGGAATGATGGGAACTTCGTGTTGGCGGCACGGGCAGCTAAAGAGGGCTGTTGGGGaaacaacaaaatattaattagTTTTAGTGTAagcaataaattttaataaatattatatatccTTCAAAAACGGTTTTCTTATTCCTGTTATTTCTAAAAGTAATCAAATAATAATACTTTCCAATTAAAGTTTATTTCCTGCCTTTAAAAACGATTGTAAACATTTAATCAATCAacacatttaatttaaaatattgtagtCTATTACTTGTACTATTATTTATAGGTTCGCCCATTATCCATGGCGTATACTTGATATTTATAGACATTTATGGGCAATAATATCAAGTATACGCAAGGGCTTACAACCGAAGACTCACCTTCTTGCGATAGTTGCGCACAATGCTGCGTCCCAACTTGTCGTGGAAGGAGTAGGGCAGGGCGAACACCATCTTGTCCCGATAGGCACTCAACAGCCGCTCGAAGGGATCGCGTGCGATGATGAAGGTCAGCGAG is from Drosophila suzukii chromosome 3, CBGP_Dsuzu_IsoJpt1.0, whole genome shotgun sequence and encodes:
- the LOC108013440 gene encoding carbohydrate sulfotransferase 11 isoform X4, with amino-acid sequence MKLSKSLANCRAIRRYLLIFTAVSLLLLPLSLVYLVWNEQLQKIRGFEDSNQTLLPLIPEYAVQTLTPQEMLQVEQRMDQRRERLRDKCSAYGLDVLGHDSWHTPNTWEFLVNKKYHIIWCNVFKAASSSWMFNFNVLAGYSPAYLRKTKKILLNLARERYPRVTLDELREAQNYSLTFIIARDPFERLLSAYRDKMVFALPYSFHDKLGRSIVRNYRKKPSLAARAANTKFPSFPEFVHWLLDQVKRGSFIDMHFVAATSFCTPCLIRFDMILKFESLAEDQLYLIEKTGLKRVIAPVWRNMGKGRKTHELQQQFYAQLTRQEMLELYEYYKYDFELFDYDIQEYLQVARPDEAESPAAGTKK